A window of Hordeum vulgare subsp. vulgare chromosome 5H, MorexV3_pseudomolecules_assembly, whole genome shotgun sequence genomic DNA:
ACGGCCTAAATGTGTACGAAGAGGTGTTTGACATGAATAGCTACGTCGACATCACATCCCGCCCCATAACTGCGAGTATCGGCTGTTCGTAAACATTGGCCTCCACGAGGAAGAGGAACACATCGCCGGCATCGGGCCGACGTTGGCCGGTGACAACGGACTCCAGGTGAAGCGAGGTGGAAATACAATGGTCGCCAAGCGGAAGGTGTACCAACGACATAGGCACAAGGATCCGCTTGGCAATGGATACTCGCTGCCTGCGAACCTGACGGATAAAAAACCCTATTAAGGTAATGGTTTGGGCAAAAGAATTACCCATGAGTTTATAAATAGGAAAAAAATATACCCATCGGGTAAACCGGATACGGGTATGGGAACGCAATACCTATACCCGTGTACCCGCATGCCCGTATTCTCATTCATCATGACAGGTAAGTCCTAAATGTCATTCACTAAAAATGTGAAAACCCTAACAAAAGCATCCCCTCGATCCCAAATCCCCCCACCCCGACCACCCCGCGCCGTCAGCCCGTCACTCTCACAGTCGAGTCACAAAAACCCCCATCTCTCTCAATCACCACAAACCCTAGAGCCACACGCCGCCGACGCCGGTGGCACGACCGGccacctcctctcctctcctccggtCCGCCCTCTACCTCGTGTCTTCGTCCTCCACGCGATATGCCAGGCTGCCGAAGCACCTCCTGCCGCCATGGAGCCTGGCATCGAGGAGGCGATTCACTCCAGCGCGGATGCAACTCCGACGTACAGGGAAGGATTTGAAGAAGAAGGCACTGGTACTGGGTCTCGTGCGCCGacgccttctcctacctccatgcCCCTGCCTCTTCAGCCACCATCAACGGGTCAGGTTCCCGGTGCCACTCCTCTCGGTCCTCTGTGCCCGGTTACAAGGTGGGGCGTGCTCATGGCCATGGCGGTGCTACACCTACGACAGCGGTGGCCAGCACCCAGCAGCGTCCAGCACCCACTCTGGCAACGAGAAGGGCAACAAAGCGTCCAATTTGGTGAAGAGTTCGTCACTTTTTTTTAATGTGTTGAGTAGATCTGTTAATGAATGATTGAGTGTGTTGAATAGTTAATTGATCTTTTATTGAATGACTGAATGTGTTCATTAGATTAACTGATCTGTTGTTCTAATTAACTAGTGTGTATCATACATTCATGCTTGTATTTGGATGCCTATGTTTGATGTGCAGCAATACAGTCAATGGTCAAAGCTAGGTAGATGAGTCCATGCATGACACAAGTCACACAACAACACCAAtggatgaagatggagatcatattattattttagatgATGGAGAAGAAGGGGATGATGTGGAAGTCGTGGAGGTGCAACCTTCTAAGCGCAAGCTCACATCTAAGGTTTGGTTGgaaatgaagaagatgaggatCAATGGTGAATGGAAGGCCAAGTTTAATTGGTGTCACAAGGTACTTACCGCGGGATCGAGGAATGGAACTAAGCATCTTCGTTTGCATCTTGAGATTTGCACTCTTAAGAAGTTGAAGAACAAGGGAAGTAAAACTTTGAGTCAATCATCATTGAAGGTGAGTGCCAAAGAGGATGGGAAAGTGAGCATGGAGGGCTATACTTTTGATCAAGAGTATGCTAGAATTGATCTTGGCATCATGTTGGCGTTATATAATTATCCCTGGTCTATGGTAGACTATGTTGGTTTTAGGAGATTTGTTGCTGCCGTTCAGCCATTATTCAAGCTTCATACAAGAAATACTATTCGGTAAATatgttatgtatttattttcgGTGTGttacttcttcatgtttcttctTTGCCATTACTAAATAACATGAATCtatctcttttttgttttgtagaGGTGACATTGTGGGAAGATACAAAATAGGAAGGAAGAAGGCCATCGAGTACATGAATATGATCTAATCAAGAGTTGCGGTCACCACCGATACGTTGACATCTGATAGCCAAAAGAAGGGATATATGGCTATCACAACCCATTTCATTGATGAGTCTTGGAGGCTAAGCAACATTCTCATGAGGTATATTGTAATGAAAGCATTAAATTGTTGTGTATGTGTGCCTGTTTTCAGCTTTTGGCAACTCCCAAACTACTGTGTATGTATGCATATTGTAGGTTTATTTATGTTCGAGCACCACATAGTGCGAAGGTTATAGTTGAGACGCTTTATGAGTCATTGGTGGAATGGAATCTTGACGAGAAGCTCTTACCCGTGATAGTTGATATTTGCAACGCCAATGACAAAGGCAGTTGAGGAGATTGTGGGCAAAATAGGGAAAAGTAAGCTTCTTTGTGAAGGTATCCTACTTCACATGCGATGTTCTGCTCATATTTTTAATTTGATAGTGAAGGATTGCTTAGATGTCATGAAATCAGCTATAGAAAACATCCGCGAAAGTGTGGCATATTGGACCACCTCGCCAAAAAGGGTGGAACAGTTTAAGGATATGGCTAAGTATAAGAAAGTTAAAATAACAAGGGGGTTGAGACTTGATTGCAAGACTAGGTGGAACTCTACTTTCGcaatgcttgatattgctttatCGTATAAACTAGTGTTTAAACGtgcaaaagaaaaagataagCAATATAAGTGGCTTCCTAGTGCTGAAGATTGGGCTTTTGCTAAAGAAGTTGTAGAGAGACTTAGATTGTTCTATGCAATAACCGAGCTATTTTCTGGAACCGATTATGTGACTGCCAATGCTTACTTTCCTAAGATAtgtgaaataaaaataaaaatgagggAATGGGAAACTTCTAGCAATGAGACTATTCAAAAATTGACAAAAAGCATGACTGAAAAATTTGATAAGTATTGGAGTGACATCCAAGCTCTAATGGCTATAACTACCCTTTTTGATCCTCGATACAATGAGCAAATGTTGGTAGCTTGCTTTGCCATGCTCCATGAAACTGAACCATTTTTTTATGAATGCACTGATAAAGTAGATGGCATAGTTGCTAGTTTGCAGTCATTATTGAAGGAGTATGAAGTGGAAAATGAACTATTATATTTACTTCATTTTGCTCTATTTAGTTTTTTAACTGTTTGTTGTGTGTTtcacaagtacataaccattggtGTAATATTATAAATTTGGTACGATATTTTTTTCTTGTTGCATAATGTATGTAATTTACTTCACCAATGTTCTTGTCCGGAAGAAAAGGATCCGAAACTGGACATAAACTTGATTATCATCTTTGTTCTTGGAAGACAGAACATTCTGAATgtgttgcaaatattttctcgaaCAGATGAACATATCATGATCGATTGAATATATTTTCAAACAACATTTAGTGTGAAATATTTTAATCCTTCAAATCCATTGTTAAAAGTGCAGTGAATATTTTATTTGAAGCACTTGGGTCAAAACCCTGTCAGGCTAGCCCGGCAAGTCCATGCCTCTACACCGCCAATGCGTGTACATGATTTAACATTTAGGGTTTAGAGTTTAGGGGGTTAATATGATTTTGTTACATCCGTAAAAAAAATGTTAGTTTGCCTAAAAACAATTTCATCACCAATAACGTGTGCAAATTAATCCGACATTCGAacaatgtgcaaaactggctgacGTGTCCAACCGAGAGCATTTAGGAACTCCTTGGCACGGCCGGACACGGTTCTGTTGTCCGAAATTGAGCCATTGTTCGCTAATATAAGCTCATATATACCGTCAACACATCGCCTCGATGTGCAAACGTACAATGGCAACCTCGCCGGCAAAATCCAGGATCAGGTCGTCACACGGCGAACCGCGTCCTCCGCTGAACGAAGAGCTGATCGTCGACGAGATCCTCACGCGGCTGCCGGTGGCCGCAGCCGTGCGCTGCAGATCGGTCTGCCGGGCGTGGAATGCGGCCCTCGCCTCCGGCCACTTCGTCGCCGCGCACGCTGCCCGAGCAGCCGCAGCCGCCGCGCGCCACCCCGAGATCGTCTTCTTCCCGCCGACTGAGCGAGGTGTAGCCACGACCTTCTATGCGTGCTCGCTTCCGGTCGACGGGGGCGCGGCGcccaccaccgcccgccagctCCTCACCGTGGGCAACCTCGCCGGGGAGCACCTCGTGCTGTCCGGCAAGCCGTGCCGTGGCCTGACGCTCGTATTCGACGTCCGGCTGTCCGAGTACCACCTCTTCAACCTCTCCACCGGCGAGCATGTATCCCTGCCGCCGTGCGAGACGGCGGAGGAGATAGCGCCGCTGGTTCCGGAGCCAATGCGGCTCAGACGGTTTCCTGTGGAGCTCTCCAGCACGGGCCTCGGATTCGACCCGGCGACCGGCCAGCACAAGGTGGTCAGGCTCTTCAGGAACATCTTCGGGCAGCAGAAGTGCGAGGTGTGCTCGCTTACGGCATCCGGCGAGTGGCGGTGGCGGCGCTGCGCCGGCGGTGACGCGCCTCCAAGATTCGCGTGCCACGTCGACGGCATGCCACCGGTGGCCCTCGACGGGTCTCTCTACTGGCTACTGCACTGGCGGAGCTGCGCCGACGACGGCAGCGCCAGGGACCGGCAACAACACGACGCGCCCATCCTGTCGCTCTCGGTCAGCGCCGAGCGGTTCGGGTGGGTGCGCACGCCGCCGAAGCTGGCGTCACGCATCCGGCACCTCACCAACCTCGACGGCTCCCTCTGCGCGGTCGTCCACGTCGAGTGCCTCATCGACGACGTGCTCCTGCTCTTGACATGGAGCCCATCGTCGCCGTCGTGGTCGGCACGCTGCCGAGTCGACATGGGCAGCCTGCCCTTGCCGATCCGCGACGAGCTGAGGGGGCGGGAGGTCGTCCCGCTCTGCAGCGTCAGCGGTGGCCAAAAGATCGTGCTTGCGACGAGCCGGCACAAGGTGTACGTCTACGACACAGAGAGCGGCGACATCGACGACGTGTTTGACATGAATAGCTACGTCGACATCCCGCCCCGCAACAGCGAGGCCCGGCTGTTCGTAAATATTGGCTTCCACGAGGAACAGATCGCCGGCGTCGGGCGGACGTTGGCCGGTGACAACGGACTCGAGGTGAAGCGGGGTGGAGATACTGTGGTCGCCAAGCGGGATGTGTCGCCGGAGGTGTACCAACGACATAGGCAAAAGGACGAGGATTTTCGCAGCATCAAAGGACTTATCAGAGCGAGTACAATAGTATAACGAGCTGCTGGCTATAAGATATTGTCATGTCATCTATATTTCATCTTATAACCAACATGTATAATTACCTACTGACTAGCTGCTGGCTATAAGagtccgcttaccttctctcttttcttctcttttatagaactaaacaaaaatatattattttatttcttatagtCAGCTGACTCAACTCTATTGTACCTCTCATGAAGTTTGCATTTTCAATGCAAGCGCGTCTCCAATGCTAGCCTCGAAAACAGATACATCAGCCGATCTTCGGACTGTGTGTACGGATAAGATTCACAAGCGTGTCATCCAAAGCTAATCTTAACATTTTCACTATTTGTCCGCACATGCATTTGATTtagcaattaattaattaattagtataATTAAAAAAATTAATCCATGTTTATGTCGGTTTATTAGTGGCAATGAAAAAATAGTGTACAGTAGCTTGTCACCTTTCTTTCCTTTTAGTCTGCTATAAAAATCTTTCGAAAGTCAAACTCTGTACAGTTTGATCAACTTTATGAAAAAATATAGCAACACTCATaatctgataattcatgaaatcTATTTTCATAATATCAAATAACTTTTGTACAGCACATATTGATATTTTTAGTATAAATGTGGTGAACCTTTGCATAGTTTGACTGCAAATAAATCTTATAAGAGTAGCTCCAACAGTCATGCTATTTAAGCGGCGCGTTGAAAAAATAGTATTTTTTACGTGCACTCACTCGTATTGGCTGGTCTAACAAAGACGTTAAAGTTACGCCCTGGAAAAtcggttgcacgcgcggaacgaaACGTCATCCCGTACTGGTTATTTCGGACGCCCGCTCCCCCACGATGGTATAACATTACTCTTATTTTAATCATTGCTTCGTCAGCTGTCATGCTTGTGTTTATgcatcttagagcatctctagcaaaccTCGTAAAAGTTAACTCTTTAAAACGGGTATAAGGGACATTGTAAATCGTTTTTACGATGCGAAATTGCCCCGGACAGAGCAGACAACGTAAATGAATTATATCCCATTAtagcttattttttatttttttcctcacGTTCTGCCGAGACATCTCCGGCCACGGCGTGCCTCGCCCCCGCAGCGTTCCAGCGCCGCCTATTCCAGGCCACGCATGCAGTGGAGGAGCCCTGCGCCGCCTGCCCCGACCACACGCTCCCTATTGCGCCCGCCCGTCCCCAATTTGAGCCCGACACTGCCCGCCGCCGCACGCGCGTTCCCCGGCGTGGCCGCGCGAGCTCCCCCATCCCTGCATCGCTCTTCTCCAGTGTCGCCCCGCCCTGATTCGGGCTATCGGTGGCCTACTTCGCCCTGTCCGTGGACCGCCTCACCTCGGTAGTCGAGGTCGAGGGTCGCAATTCAGACCGGCGGAGACAAATTCCAGCGTGCGGCGACGGATTTCGGTGAGTTCCAAGTAGATTCCAGGCAGTTTCGCGGTGGCGCGTTTACTCCGACGAGGTTTGACCAGTTTACTACGCGTATAAGATTTTCGCGGATGGATTTACTATGTCACTTAAAAAAGTTTATAATAAGTTTTATGGGGTCTACTCGGCATCGTTTTTCTAATCAAAATTGTAATCACGTCGTTTTTTTACATACTTAACCATTATACGGGATCTGTTAGAGATGCTATTAACCATATGCATGTGTGTTGCCCCACTTTGCAGCTACAACACATCAAGGAGGTGCCCTTGCAAACTGATCGCCTACCTCATCGAGGCAGCAACTTAGGAACGCCTCTCCCCACTACCATCATCTACGCTACACCCCTCCTCCCTTCCGCCAACAAGACCCGAGCTTCTGCTCGAGGCCATTACCGCAAACCTCTTTGATCTAACCAGGTTTACTCATCAAATTTTCAACAGCGGAACGGGAAAATGAAAAGCCAGGATGAAAAGCAAGGCCTTATACGATGCCACAATCATACCACCATCTCCACCAACATAAATTTTGTAGGAACCATTATAAAAAGCAAGTGGCAAGTAAATCTCAGGAAGATATGTTGCTACATTGTATATCCGAAATCAGAATATTACACTGCCAGTAGTTCCACAAGCTTAAACTACATATAAAGGAACACCAACTACGCTGCTGAATAGATATATCATCTAATAGTCGTAATCTCCTTCACCGAACTTATCCTCGGGGTAGAACACGGCGACCGTCTCCTTCCCGTCGAACTTCCTCCCATGCATCCCCATCCTCGCCCTCGACGAGCTCTCCAAATCGGCATACTCCAAAAACACCTGCAATGCAGAGACCCAGAATCAGAATGGATACATTTTGGTGAGCAAAATCCGTGAAAGATGCTGAATAGCACAGAAGTAAAGGACTCACCTTGCCAGCTCCAGCGACAGGATCACCGCTGGGATGGGGTCGTGGGATCACGGCTTGCACCAGGTTACCTGTCCACGTTAATCAGTAAGAACACACATACGCGGGACAAAAAGGAAGAGAAGAAAACATATGGTCAGTCAAATCCAAGTGAAAATTATTAGTGTCTTCTGGCCCGTTTGCGAGTTTTGCATGAGGTCGGATAATAAAAGACTCGGCAATGGTACTATGTGGCACTACAAAACAAACACACAGAAACAAAAACACACAGAAGAAAACCGGTTCAGTAACTGAGCAAAGAGGCAAAAACACGTTGATCAAACAGAGTATAAAAGAGTTACAGAACAAGGGCCGCATGATGTTTACCATATTTGCGTGCTTCTAGGGTCATGTCTTCCAGTATGTCATTGTATTCCTCGTCATCTCTCAGGTCATCTGCTGAAACAACATCGGTAAGGCATACCACCTTTGTCGGTAGGGCTCCACCGACTTCATACACGAGTCTCTGCTCACAAAGCAAACAGAGTCAGAAAGTGGAAGGCTATACATAAACTCATTGTTCGTTTTATAAGATCACGTCTTTTAATAAGAACTATAATAAAGTCATACCTTCATTTGCGCCTCTTGCTGTGCCTGCAGGAGGATGTTTTCTTGCTCTGGCCTAGGTTCTGCTCCTTGGTTTGCTCGCCTGACTGTGAGTGTCCTGTCACCCAACTGGATACCGTTAAGAGCAGCGCAGGCAATGTCGGTAACAGTCACATCCTGGTACAAACAGAAGGCGTAGCCCTTCGAGTTGCCAGTTTCCTTATCCTTCACAATGTCAAATCCACGAAGAGGTCCAAAAGTTTCGAGCAACTCCCGCACTTGAGCCTCTGTGAAGTAATAGGGTAGACCACCCACAAAAATGCGGTCAGGGCCTTCTAAACCTCCACCTGCTCCAGGTGTCAAGCCAACAGCAGCAAGATTGAGGTTGGGGCTCGGCTGGCTCGGACCCAATGTAGCTGCCTGGGAAGGATTGTAGTCTGTTGGCCTCCTAACTTTCACTGGTGCTCCCTCGAACATTATACCATCCAAGGCCATTGCATTGCTTGCTTCCTCCACAGACCTCATCTCAACAAAAGCAAATTTCTTGTCATGGTTTATGTACACATTAACAACTGCATCACCTAGACCAGATGTGTTCCCTCCGATAGCAGCCATAACTTGATTGAAGAATAGGGCAACCGTCTGcagaaagaagaacaaaatagTTAGCACGGACTGCAAACAGAGAAAGAAACGCCAAGAAAAAATAAGTTACTCAAGGCAATTACCTGTTCATTAGCGATTGGAGGAAGTCCACCGACGTAAACACGCCGAGCATGCCGAGTAGCCTAAGAAAAGAGTGGTCAGACATGATTATGCATcacagaagaaagaaaaatctcaaGCACAAAGAAGAAAAAACTCAAGCATACCTGCTGTGTCATGGCTAGTGGCTGCATAGCAAGTGGATCGATGCAAAGAGAAGAAAGAATTAGAAAGTAATGACAAAATATTGAATGATAAATAAGCGTGATAGACCACAGGCAGTTACTAAAAGGAGCACCGTAGTTACCTGTCCTAGGCCGGGGAGATTGAACATGTTCGGGAGCATGTTCGGAAACATCCCAGGATTAGCAGCAGGAAGTTCAGGTAGCTGACCTGCAATGCATCAACAGAGGATTGTTAATGATGTGAATTATTAGAATAGAGACATTCAAACATCAGTGATTATTTATTAATGCATCATACAACATTTTCTGTCACCACATACCTGGGGTCGCAGCGGGAGCGGGTCTATGAATGGCTTCTGATGGTCCCTGGTCAAATCCACTCATGCGTTTGCTGTTCAACACAGGAACACATTAGTAAGCAGTTCAGAAAATGTGCTGTAAGAAAACTAAGACGGCAAATAATATacatataataataaaaaaacaaaTCATACATGACTAGCATCTGCGTCAACTAAATGGGGTATTTGGGATTATCATCCATGGTACAGCAAGAAACCAAGACAAGGTAGTTCAAATTTGTCCATTACATTATGTCAGCTTTCCAACCATACAAAACAAAAAAACTAACCCATACCAAAATGACTGCTAATTGTTTTGTACTCAGAAAAGATTATTCAAGGGAAACAAGCAAACTTAGTATTAATGACATTACAAACTGACAAGTTGAGAATAATAGCTTTGGATGGCATCCAGCACATACCTCTGGCTCTCTGAACGGGAGCGGGAACGATGCCTTCTGTGGCCATCTCTatcacggtcccttctgcatTATTACAACATAGATAAGATTATTAACAGAGtaagcagcatggcatactttctgGATAGCAAATGTTGTTCTTTAAATCAAGATAGAAATACAGAACTGTCACATCAAAACACTCCCATGATGTTCAGGGTAACCTTGCCCACATCCTGGGATGTTCACTGATCCTCATGTAACGCTGCAGCCTCTTAGGAGGATGTACCCACTCCCATGATGTTCAGGGTAACCTTGCCCACATCCTGGGATGTTCACTGATCCTCATGTAACATGTAACGCTGCAGCCTCTTAGGAGGatgtaccccccccccctcttttctaTACAATGAAACGCAAAGGCTTCTTGCGTTTTCTCAAAAGAAAAAAACACTCCCATGAGAAACTTAAGTCATTTGTTTCAAGGGAGAAGTTAAGCAGATACTATCATTAGTTCATGACTCTTATCACTATTATAATTACTGTTTTACTATGCTAAGTGAGGAGCACCACTGCATCCAGCACCACCCCACTAGAAAATATCACAGCTCCCAGATGGTTATACATCAGCAAAGTTGGCTACATTTACCAGTCCTCTAGTTCATGaagtaacatgtggggttgccatGTGCAGTCAATATAACTATGTTAATGTGTAGAACCATATAGGACAGTCAATAATTTCTGCAGATAAAAATACAAAACTCAAAAAACATCTACCATAAAGCAAATGTTACGCCTTGCCATTTATTCAGAAAATATAAACGTCTCCCTACTAAGCACAAGGATGAATAGGTTTCAACATATTTAACCAGCAATCAGTTAAAAGCTAACGATGCTGGAATCAATTATTAATGCAACTAAATGCATAGGGACAGAAATCGAGAACCAGGTACCTTTCAGCATCACGATCACGGCTCCTGCGGTAGTCGCGGTCATCGAAACGGTCACGGTGCTCCCTTCTTTCACTCCTGTTTTCACGGTGCTCGCGATGGTGGCGCTCACGATCCCTGCTCCCTTCACCGCGTTCACGGGCACTCTCCCTGTCCCGGTACCTCTCTCGATCGTCCCCACGGCGCCTGTGACGCTCCCTGTCCTTGTCCTCATCGCGCTCCCTGCCTCTGTCTCTGGAACTGGAGGACCTCTCCTTGTGAGGCTGCACGTCCTGCTGGAAATAGAACAGGAATTCCATCGTCAGATGGAtataaaaaaaaatcagggcctgCTAGTATGATAAACATACTTGCTACTTAGAAGCACCAAGCCATACTACTCAAATCACACAtcacaaaataaataaacaaaaactACATGCTCCTGACCTTCGAATCCCATCACCGCCCAACGCATCTAGATCATCGAAACTAGGAAAACACGCCCGGATTCACTGAACTGAAAACACGATCCAGCACTCATTCCGGGTGCGAAACTTGAATCCGGGCTAGGAACTGAACGCTGCTCAGGAAGCTAAAAGCCGAGCTATTCCGAACCAACCCtatccaaaaataaataaataaataactgcGTCCGGGGATCTACGGCCCTGCATCCACCCCCAATGCGTCTAGATAATCGAAAAGTAGAAAACACGCCTGGATTTCTGATTCGCGGGGGAGCGGAACTAAAAACGCAATCCAGCGGTAGCGCCGATTTGGGGCGGCGACTGGACATGGCGCGCGCAGCAATCTGGAAACCGAACTGGTTCGAGCCGGCCCTATCCAAACCCCATGTCCTCAGGGCGAATCCTTCCCCCCAGCCGTAAGCTCGAAAAATAAACAGGGAGATAAAAGACAGCCGAGCCGATGGAGAGAGCGGGCGGGCGCTCCTCACCTGGGGAGAGCGGGCGTCGCCGACGCGCTTGTTGGACGGCGGGGACCTCGCGGCGCCGGCGCTGACCTCGGGGGGCGCGTCGTGCTCGGccatggggtggggtggggtgcggCGCGTCGGTTtccggtcggcggcggcggcggaggcggcttCGGGTCGGGTCGTGCGTGACGGGCTCTGGTCGATTGGTTGGTTCGGCGGGGCGGAGAGGGAGGGGGGCTAGGTATATAGGGGGGCGGGGTGGCTGACGTGTGGGCCCCGGACTCAGACGCGGCTCGGGTCGGTTCCGAAGGCGGTAGGCTCGTTGATTTTGacctttttttgagagagaggagTTGATTTTGACTTGTACCGTCGCTCTACTATCCCAGTTCGAACTGACACCGAATTCAAATTCTCTACCCTCAAAAAAAAAACACATATTACACTACATATGCAGTATGAAATGAATATGGTTTTTTGCCCTAACTAAGAAATAAATGGTAATCCATCCTAActattagagcatctacagctggaCCCCTTATGTCCGTCTCAAACGTCCGGACATCCCATCCGATCAGTGCTCGGTCATTAAAAAATGACCCAAACGGACGACCTAAACGGATCTCAAAtgaccggcacccctcatatTCAGCCCAAAAATGAGACGGGTATGGGGGAGCCCGGAAACGCCCGCCTGACAGGCGCGACCCATCCATGACTCCACGGTTGTCCCACAAAAAACCGCATCCGGCTCATCGCTATGAAACCCTAGCTCACTCACTCTCCTCTCTCGCTCTGTCCTCTCCCCGCACATAATTTGATCGAATCCGACGAAATGTCGAGCTCTGGCAACCGCTCCAACGACGACCTGGATCCGGAGTATGAGCTTGCCCTCCGCATCGCCTTGGAGCAGTCCAAGGTGGAGACTGGAGGCAACTGTGGATCAGCAGCCTCGTCGCTTCCCCTCTGGCGCAACTCGGTCGCCGACGCTGGCCCCTCCCGGTCCGTGCGTAGCTCCGGCAGGCAGCCTGCGCAATCCCAGTTCAAGGTGGAGACTGGAGGCAGCTCCGGATCGGCATTGGCCCCTCTCGGTCCATGCGTAGCTCCGGCAGGCGGCATGCGCAATCCGCGCCTCCCCTGCGCCGTCCCCTGGCCATGACGGCTATTCCTTCCCCCCACATGGGCAGTGGTGGGTGCTTGTGCCCGTCGCGTCGGCCCAAACACGCACACCGAAATCAGAGGCGTGCGCC
This region includes:
- the LOC123452022 gene encoding splicing factor U2af large subunit A-like isoform X2; translated protein: MAEHDAPPEVSAGAARSPPSNKRVGDARSPQDVQPHKERSSSSRDRGRERDEDKDRERHRRRGDDRERYRDRESARERGEGSRDRERHHREHRENRSERREHRDRFDDRDYRRSRDRDAERRDRDRDGHRRHRSRSRSESQSKRMSGFDQGPSEAIHRPAPAATPGQLPELPAANPGMFPNMLPNMFNLPGLGQPLAMTQQATRHARRVYVGGLPPIANEQTVALFFNQVMAAIGGNTSGLGDAVVNVYINHDKKFAFVEMRSVEEASNAMALDGIMFEGAPVKVRRPTDYNPSQAATLGPSQPSPNLNLAAVGLTPGAGGGLEGPDRIFVGGLPYYFTEAQVRELLETFGPLRGFDIVKDKETGNSKGYAFCLYQDVTVTDIACAALNGIQLGDRTLTVRRANQGAEPRPEQENILLQAQQEAQMKRLVYEVGGALPTKVVCLTDVVSADDLRDDEEYNDILEDMTLEARKYGNLVQAVIPRPHPSGDPVAGAGKVFLEYADLESSSRARMGMHGRKFDGKETVAVFYPEDKFGEGDYDY
- the LOC123452022 gene encoding splicing factor U2af large subunit A-like isoform X1; the protein is MAEHDAPPEVSAGAARSPPSNKRVGDARSPQQDVQPHKERSSSSRDRGRERDEDKDRERHRRRGDDRERYRDRESARERGEGSRDRERHHREHRENRSERREHRDRFDDRDYRRSRDRDAERRDRDRDGHRRHRSRSRSESQSKRMSGFDQGPSEAIHRPAPAATPGQLPELPAANPGMFPNMLPNMFNLPGLGQPLAMTQQATRHARRVYVGGLPPIANEQTVALFFNQVMAAIGGNTSGLGDAVVNVYINHDKKFAFVEMRSVEEASNAMALDGIMFEGAPVKVRRPTDYNPSQAATLGPSQPSPNLNLAAVGLTPGAGGGLEGPDRIFVGGLPYYFTEAQVRELLETFGPLRGFDIVKDKETGNSKGYAFCLYQDVTVTDIACAALNGIQLGDRTLTVRRANQGAEPRPEQENILLQAQQEAQMKRLVYEVGGALPTKVVCLTDVVSADDLRDDEEYNDILEDMTLEARKYGNLVQAVIPRPHPSGDPVAGAGKVFLEYADLESSSRARMGMHGRKFDGKETVAVFYPEDKFGEGDYDY
- the LOC123452022 gene encoding splicing factor U2af large subunit A-like isoform X3; the encoded protein is MAEHDAPPEVSAGAARSPPSNKRVGDARSPQQDVQPHKERSSSSRDRGRERDEDKDRERHRRRGDDRERYRDRESARERGEGSRDRERHHREHRENRSERREHRDRFDDRDYRRSRDRDAERRDRDRDGHRRHRSRSRSESQSKRMSGFDQGPSEAIHRPAPAATPGQLPELPAANPGMFPNMLPNMFNLPGLGQPLAMTQQATRHARRVYVGGLPPIANEQTVALFFNQVMAAIGGNTSGLGDAVVNVYINHDKKFAFVEMRSVEEASNAMALDGIMFEGAPVKVRRPTDYNPSQAATLGPSQPSPNLNLAAVGLTPGAGGGLEGPDRIFVGGLPYYFTEAQVRELLETFGPLRGFDIVKDKETGNSKGYAFCLYQDVTVTDIACAALNGIQLGDRTLTVRRANQGAEPRPEQENILLQAQQEAQMKRLVYEVGGALPTKVVCLTDVVSADDLRDDEEYNDILEDMTLEARKYVPHSTIAESFIIRPHAKLANGPEDTNNFHLDLTDHMFSSLPFCPAYVCSY